Proteins from a genomic interval of Clostridium sp. 'deep sea':
- the atpG gene encoding ATP synthase F1 subunit gamma: MANLKDIKRRIKSVKNTQQITRAMKMVAAAKLRRAQTELLQARPYSDKIVEMLNRVGEVTDLNEHQLLTNRKGNRVLYIVVTSDRGLCGSYNAQINRFATELIKKNDQASVIAVGGRGRDFFANRDFNVIGEYIDIGDNVDYSKAKEIADAVVTYFLEDVFDQVKIIYAHFKNTMSRKITVHDLLPVVPPKKTEGVKVEYIFDPTPAEVLDDLLPRYISVTLFRAMLESKASEQGARMAAMDSATKNAEELIKKLIILRNRARQAAITTEISEIVGGAEALK; the protein is encoded by the coding sequence ATGGCCAATCTTAAGGACATCAAACGACGTATCAAGAGTGTAAAGAATACTCAGCAAATTACTCGGGCGATGAAGATGGTGGCTGCTGCTAAACTACGCCGTGCCCAAACAGAACTACTACAGGCTCGTCCGTATTCCGATAAAATAGTAGAAATGTTAAATAGAGTTGGCGAGGTTACTGACTTAAATGAACATCAGCTACTTACAAATCGTAAAGGAAATAGGGTTCTTTATATTGTAGTAACATCCGATCGAGGTTTATGTGGAAGTTATAATGCTCAAATAAATCGCTTTGCTACCGAACTTATCAAAAAAAATGATCAAGCAAGTGTCATTGCTGTAGGTGGCAGAGGCAGAGATTTTTTTGCAAATAGAGACTTTAATGTAATTGGTGAGTATATAGATATAGGAGATAATGTTGATTATAGTAAGGCAAAAGAAATTGCTGATGCTGTAGTGACTTATTTTTTAGAAGATGTATTTGATCAAGTAAAAATTATCTACGCTCATTTTAAAAACACTATGAGTCGTAAAATAACAGTACATGATTTACTTCCTGTTGTACCACCTAAAAAAACTGAAGGTGTAAAGGTTGAATATATATTTGACCCAACACCAGCAGAGGTTTTAGATGATTTATTACCTCGCTATATTTCAGTAACTTTATTTAGAGCTATGCTTGAGAGCAAAGCTAGTGAGCAGGGAGCAAGAATGGCAGCAATGGATTCTGCTACTAAAAATGCTGAAGAGCTAATTAAAAAACTAATAATACTAAGAAACCGAGCCCGCCAAGCAGCGATTACAACGGAGATTTCCGAAATCGTTGGCGGTGCCGAAGCACTGAAGTAA
- the atpA gene encoding F0F1 ATP synthase subunit alpha — protein sequence MKLRPEEISAVIKKQIESFQQHLEVDDVGTVLQTGDGIAHVHGLQNAMSGELLEFKSGVYGLVLNLEEDSVGCAIMGPVNSVREGDTVKRTGRIIEVPVGDSLIGRVVNPLGQPIDGKGPIKTDKTRPVEVIAPGVMARQPVDTPLQTGIKAIDSMTPIGRGQRELVIGDRGIGKTAVCIDTIINQKGEDVICIYVAIGQKASTVARVIRTLEEHGAMDYSIVVAANASESPPIKYLAPFAGCAIGEEFMWQGKDVLIVYDDLTKHATAYRAMSLLLRRPPGREAYPGDVFYLHSRLLERAARLNDDLGGGSITALPIIETQANDISAYIPTNVISITDGQIYLEADLFYAGIRPAVNVGLSVSRVGGAAQVRSMRKISGSLRLDLAQFRELQAFAQFGADLDESTQARLTRGERLTQLLIQPENAPLPIGHQVIQIYAGTQGYFDQFPAEESVKIANELVKYVEQTNSDLFVKLATEKKFTNETREMMNKEISAFIKQYAG from the coding sequence TTGAAATTAAGACCAGAAGAAATTAGTGCGGTTATAAAAAAACAAATAGAATCTTTTCAACAGCATTTAGAAGTAGATGATGTGGGTACAGTATTGCAAACTGGTGATGGAATTGCTCATGTACATGGTTTGCAAAACGCTATGTCTGGAGAACTACTAGAATTTAAAAGTGGTGTTTATGGACTAGTACTAAACCTAGAAGAAGATAGTGTAGGTTGTGCCATTATGGGTCCAGTAAACTCTGTACGCGAAGGTGATACAGTTAAAAGAACTGGTAGAATCATTGAGGTTCCTGTAGGAGACAGCTTGATCGGACGAGTAGTTAATCCTTTAGGACAACCTATAGATGGTAAAGGACCAATAAAAACTGATAAAACAAGACCTGTTGAAGTTATTGCTCCGGGGGTAATGGCGCGTCAGCCAGTAGATACACCTCTGCAAACAGGTATTAAAGCAATAGACTCTATGACCCCTATTGGTCGTGGTCAGCGTGAATTAGTAATTGGTGACCGTGGTATTGGAAAAACAGCGGTTTGTATTGATACAATAATTAATCAAAAAGGCGAAGATGTAATTTGTATTTATGTCGCTATTGGTCAAAAAGCTTCAACAGTAGCCCGTGTTATTCGCACTTTAGAAGAACATGGCGCAATGGATTATTCTATTGTTGTAGCAGCTAATGCTAGTGAGTCTCCACCAATTAAATACCTTGCGCCTTTTGCAGGCTGTGCTATTGGTGAAGAGTTTATGTGGCAGGGCAAAGATGTATTAATTGTTTATGATGATTTAACTAAACATGCTACAGCTTATCGTGCAATGTCTTTATTATTACGTAGACCACCTGGACGCGAAGCGTACCCTGGTGATGTATTTTACTTACATTCACGTTTATTAGAGCGTGCTGCTCGTTTAAACGATGATTTAGGTGGTGGATCAATAACAGCATTACCTATTATTGAAACACAGGCTAACGATATATCTGCCTACATTCCTACGAATGTAATCTCTATTACGGATGGTCAAATTTATCTTGAAGCTGATTTATTTTATGCAGGTATCCGACCAGCTGTAAATGTAGGTTTATCGGTATCTCGTGTAGGAGGAGCAGCTCAGGTAAGATCTATGCGTAAAATTTCGGGTAGTTTGCGTTTGGATTTAGCTCAATTTAGAGAGCTACAGGCATTTGCTCAGTTTGGTGCTGATTTAGATGAAAGTACTCAAGCTCGTTTAACTCGTGGTGAGCGTTTAACACAGTTGTTAATTCAACCAGAGAATGCTCCACTACCAATAGGGCATCAGGTTATACAGATTTATGCTGGAACACAGGGTTATTTTGACCAATTCCCAGCTGAGGAATCAGTAAAAATAGCTAATGAGTTAGTTAAGTATGTAGAGCAAACAAACTCAGATTTATTTGTGAAACTTGCTACTGAAAAGAAGTTTACAAATGAAACCCGTGAAATGATGAACAAAGAAATTAGTGCTTTTATTAAGCAGTACGCTGGTTAA
- the atpH gene encoding ATP synthase F1 subunit delta, with the protein MKNSQVASRYSKAIFELAIEKKQVEEINSDLQAVADLLKSEPELAIIFFHPRLSKEEKTGLVNEVFKSVVNTDYVINFLYLTIAKKREKDIPAICMEFNSLYDSYKRQLPVEIISAYDIDKKQLNSILAKITKRTGREPLPTVKIDKEILGGIIIKYEDKIIDGSVRKQLQQLADSIKAIPVAGLRGEVI; encoded by the coding sequence ATGAAGAATAGTCAAGTAGCTTCTCGCTACTCTAAAGCTATTTTTGAACTTGCAATTGAGAAAAAGCAAGTAGAAGAAATTAATAGTGATCTACAAGCTGTGGCAGATTTACTTAAAAGTGAACCAGAGTTGGCTATTATCTTTTTTCATCCTAGATTATCTAAGGAAGAAAAAACTGGCTTAGTAAATGAAGTGTTTAAATCTGTAGTAAATACAGACTATGTTATTAATTTTTTATACTTAACAATTGCCAAGAAACGAGAAAAAGATATTCCTGCAATTTGTATGGAATTTAATAGCTTATATGATTCATATAAGCGTCAGTTACCTGTAGAGATTATTTCTGCGTATGATATTGATAAAAAGCAATTAAATAGTATTTTAGCTAAGATTACCAAACGTACTGGTCGTGAGCCATTACCTACAGTAAAAATAGATAAAGAAATACTTGGTGGAATTATAATAAAGTATGAAGATAAAATTATTGACGGCAGTGTGCGCAAGCAATTGCAACAGTTAGCCGACAGCATTAAGGCCATACCTGTGGCTGGTTTGCGAGGTGAAGTGATTTGA
- the atpF gene encoding F0F1 ATP synthase subunit B, whose product MDISKYTVVIQICNTLILFLVLRHILFKPVTEFLNKRQAAIKNAIDKADADVKEAAKLKADYELKLKEAREEARGIIENATKQGQKRQDEIVREARVDAERIKARAEADVEMQQDQALTYLRDQVADMAISAASKVIDQEFDTESQKRLVNRFIEGMGGSHEE is encoded by the coding sequence ATGGATATTAGTAAATACACAGTTGTTATTCAAATATGTAATACGCTAATTTTATTCCTAGTTTTACGTCATATTTTGTTTAAACCAGTAACAGAGTTTCTAAATAAAAGACAAGCTGCCATTAAAAATGCTATTGATAAGGCAGATGCAGACGTTAAAGAAGCGGCAAAGCTTAAAGCTGACTATGAGTTAAAGTTAAAAGAAGCTCGCGAAGAGGCTCGTGGCATTATTGAAAATGCAACAAAACAAGGACAAAAACGTCAGGATGAAATTGTGCGTGAAGCTCGCGTAGATGCTGAGCGGATTAAAGCAAGGGCTGAAGCTGATGTAGAGATGCAACAAGATCAGGCATTAACATATTTGCGTGATCAGGTTGCAGACATGGCGATTTCAGCTGCAAGTAAAGTAATTGATCAAGAATTCGACACTGAGAGTCAAAAGCGTTTAGTGAACCGTTTTATCGAAGGGATGGGCGGATCACATGAAGAATAG
- the atpE gene encoding ATP synthase F0 subunit C has product MGYTEMAVAAFAVLGAGIAMVAGLGPGIGQGYAAGKGVEAVGRQPEARGSIITTMILGQAVAETTGIYSFVIAFILIGLARGIIG; this is encoded by the coding sequence ATGGGTTACACAGAAATGGCAGTTGCTGCATTTGCGGTTTTAGGTGCTGGTATTGCAATGGTTGCAGGTTTAGGACCTGGTATTGGTCAGGGTTATGCAGCTGGTAAAGGTGTTGAGGCAGTAGGTCGTCAACCAGAAGCGCGTGGTAGTATTATTACAACAATGATTTTAGGACAAGCTGTAGCTGAGACAACTGGTATTTATTCATTTGTAATTGCCTTTATTCTTATTGGTTTAGCTCGCGGTATTATTGGCTAA
- a CDS encoding FoF1 ATP synthase subunit a: MEKALAGPSEVFNLFGIPITETVVSTWIIMAVIIIGAFLLTRRFEQLPRGVQNMAEALVEGISDFTAQTMGERNRWFASYAGTILIFIFLANISGLFALWPPTADAATTIGLALITFVLIVYSNIKYKGLFGYLKSLIWEPIPIIFAPMNIISELATPVSLAFRLYGNILAGVVIMGLVYSAMPILIPVPLHFYFDLFAGVLQSFIFTMLTMVFVSMAMDTE, from the coding sequence TTGGAAAAAGCCCTTGCTGGACCGTCAGAAGTTTTTAATTTGTTTGGTATACCTATAACTGAAACAGTAGTTAGCACTTGGATAATAATGGCTGTTATCATTATTGGAGCCTTTTTACTTACAAGACGGTTTGAGCAATTACCACGTGGTGTGCAAAATATGGCAGAGGCATTAGTTGAAGGTATTAGTGATTTTACTGCTCAAACTATGGGTGAGCGTAATCGCTGGTTTGCTTCATATGCAGGAACTATACTAATTTTTATTTTTCTTGCAAATATCTCTGGATTATTTGCTTTGTGGCCACCAACTGCTGATGCTGCAACTACTATTGGTTTAGCTTTAATTACCTTTGTATTAATTGTTTATTCCAATATTAAATATAAAGGTTTATTTGGGTACCTAAAAAGTTTAATTTGGGAGCCTATTCCAATTATTTTTGCACCAATGAATATTATTAGTGAGTTAGCTACACCAGTATCATTGGCATTTAGATTGTATGGAAACATTTTGGCAGGTGTTGTAATCATGGGACTTGTTTATAGTGCTATGCCAATTTTAATACCCGTTCCATTACATTTCTACTTCGACTTATTTGCTGGAGTTCTTCAAAGTTTTATTTTTACTATGTTAACAATGGTATTTGTTTCTATGGCAATGGATACCGAATAA
- a CDS encoding ATP synthase subunit I, producing the protein MNDSPHELRKSIEKTVLMIVAVISLLSLISGQSSFMWGIIVGGLCSLMHFRTICMIAERVIDTDKRKARLSTVVGYSARYIVNAGILAYSYFLPTLSFLGVIIGLLLVKIVIITRTLRDQWKDVLSSQLKNIKNKFERRE; encoded by the coding sequence ATGAATGATTCTCCCCATGAATTGCGAAAATCGATTGAAAAAACTGTATTAATGATAGTAGCTGTAATATCATTGCTATCTTTAATATCTGGGCAGAGCAGTTTTATGTGGGGCATAATTGTTGGTGGATTATGTTCCTTAATGCATTTTAGAACAATTTGTATGATTGCGGAGCGAGTTATTGACACCGACAAAAGAAAAGCCCGTTTAAGTACAGTAGTCGGCTACTCTGCAAGGTACATTGTAAATGCTGGTATCTTAGCATATAGCTACTTTCTTCCTACCCTAAGTTTTTTAGGTGTTATAATTGGTTTACTTTTGGTTAAAATTGTAATTATAACAAGAACCCTAAGAGACCAATGGAAAGATGTTTTGAGTAGCCAACTTAAAAATATTAAAAATAAATTTGAAAGGAGGGAATAA
- a CDS encoding AtpZ/AtpI family protein: MISIKQIVHYLGLVTYFGIMIISCVLIGYYMGFYLDKWLSTEIVFTLIGVLLGSVAGLYMLYRIATKTIDKH; encoded by the coding sequence ATGATTTCTATTAAACAAATAGTTCATTATTTAGGTTTAGTTACCTACTTTGGTATCATGATTATTAGCTGTGTTTTAATTGGTTATTATATGGGTTTTTACTTAGATAAATGGCTTTCTACAGAAATAGTCTTTACTTTAATTGGGGTTTTGTTGGGATCAGTTGCAGGTTTGTATATGCTTTATCGTATAGCAACAAAAACTATTGATAAACATTAG
- the wecB gene encoding UDP-N-acetylglucosamine 2-epimerase (non-hydrolyzing), with amino-acid sequence MNKIKVMSVFGVRPEAIKMAPVIKELEKYPNEIESIVTVTGQHREMLHQILNLFKIKPDYDLNIMKEKQTLTDIIERSLRGLEKVYQEVKPNLVLVHGDPSTSFIAALAAFYQKIPIGHVEAGLRTYNKYFPFPEEVNRRLTGVLADLHFAPTTDSKQNLLNEGVPEDKIFVTGNTAIDALNYTVNEKHQFRDKQLANKPWQGKRLIVMEIHRRENWGAPIQQICEAIKQIVTEFSEVYLVASVHLNPIVRDDIFKILSGVDRVLLTNPLDVDDYQNLFSQAIMLLSDSGGVQEEAPAMGVPMLLTRNVTERPEAIKAGTVILAGNTKEGVYNAVKELLINEQKRQAMARSVNPYGDGRSSERIVKIILNHFAHKDIAIDEWKYHEL; translated from the coding sequence ATGAATAAAATAAAAGTTATGTCTGTGTTTGGGGTTCGCCCCGAGGCAATTAAAATGGCACCTGTTATAAAGGAGCTGGAAAAATACCCCAATGAAATAGAATCAATAGTTACGGTAACAGGACAACATAGGGAGATGTTACATCAAATACTAAACTTATTTAAAATAAAGCCTGATTATGACCTTAATATAATGAAGGAAAAACAAACCCTTACTGATATTATAGAACGTTCTTTAAGGGGACTAGAAAAAGTGTACCAAGAGGTAAAACCAAACCTTGTGTTAGTACATGGTGATCCCTCTACTAGTTTTATAGCAGCTTTAGCTGCTTTTTATCAAAAAATCCCTATAGGTCATGTAGAAGCAGGATTAAGAACTTATAATAAATACTTTCCGTTTCCAGAAGAAGTTAATAGAAGACTTACGGGAGTTTTAGCAGATTTACACTTTGCTCCTACTACTGACTCTAAGCAAAATTTGCTAAACGAAGGGGTACCAGAAGATAAAATTTTTGTTACCGGAAACACAGCAATTGATGCCTTAAACTACACTGTTAATGAAAAACATCAATTTCGAGATAAACAGCTTGCCAATAAACCATGGCAAGGTAAACGATTGATTGTTATGGAAATTCACAGACGCGAAAATTGGGGAGCACCAATACAGCAAATTTGTGAAGCCATTAAACAAATAGTTACTGAATTTAGTGAGGTTTATTTAGTAGCATCTGTTCACCTAAATCCAATTGTGCGAGATGATATTTTTAAAATTTTATCTGGAGTAGATCGGGTGTTATTAACTAACCCATTAGATGTAGATGACTACCAAAACCTCTTTAGCCAAGCTATTATGCTTTTGTCTGATTCTGGAGGAGTGCAGGAAGAAGCTCCAGCAATGGGTGTTCCTATGTTACTCACTCGAAATGTAACAGAGAGACCAGAGGCAATTAAAGCAGGAACAGTTATATTAGCGGGTAATACTAAAGAAGGTGTATACAATGCTGTTAAAGAGTTATTAATAAATGAGCAAAAGAGACAAGCTATGGCGAGGTCAGTGAATCCTTATGGTGATGGTCGTTCGTCTGAGAGAATTGTCAAAATAATACTCAATCACTTTGCTCATAAGGATATAGCTATAGATGAATGGAAATATCATGAACTATAA